One window of Litoribacterium kuwaitense genomic DNA carries:
- a CDS encoding LamB/YcsF family protein, which yields MHSSFSQTIDVNCDLGESFGTYTFGMDEEIMHFVSSVNIACGFHAGDPQVMRHTVQKAKLAGVAIGAHPGLPDLQGFGRRAMAVSPEEVYAMMIYQIGALLQFCYVEQTILTHVKPHGALYTMAATDKQIAEAIAQAVADTSADLLLYGLSGSALISEGKRAGLQTVAEAFVDRTYQQNGQLTPRVHPHALHTSRDAALAQALSLATAQRVQRVDTEGDSYVHVPCDSLCIHGDHPDALSFVKALHTAFAEQDIRIQSPGKATL from the coding sequence ATGCATTCATCCTTCTCACAAACGATTGATGTGAATTGTGATCTTGGTGAAAGTTTCGGTACGTATACATTCGGTATGGATGAGGAAATCATGCATTTTGTTTCATCTGTAAATATTGCCTGCGGCTTTCACGCTGGCGACCCACAAGTGATGAGACACACCGTTCAAAAAGCCAAATTAGCCGGTGTTGCCATAGGAGCACACCCTGGCTTACCTGATTTGCAAGGCTTTGGTCGCAGAGCCATGGCGGTGTCCCCAGAAGAAGTGTATGCAATGATGATTTACCAGATCGGTGCACTGCTACAATTTTGCTATGTGGAACAAACGATACTGACACATGTTAAGCCCCACGGCGCGCTATATACGATGGCAGCGACTGACAAACAGATTGCCGAAGCGATTGCCCAAGCGGTCGCCGATACTTCAGCAGACCTTTTGCTTTACGGTCTGTCCGGGAGTGCGCTCATTTCAGAAGGGAAACGCGCGGGACTGCAAACAGTGGCGGAAGCCTTTGTCGATCGTACCTATCAGCAAAACGGTCAACTCACCCCGCGAGTGCATCCACATGCCCTTCATACATCACGGGATGCGGCATTGGCTCAAGCGCTTTCGCTCGCAACCGCGCAACGTGTCCAACGTGTCGATACAGAAGGCGATTCCTATGTACATGTTCCTTGCGACAGCTTATGTATTCACGGAGACCATCCAGATGCACTTTCATTTGTAAAAGCATTACATACCGCATTTGCTGAGCAGGACATTCGCATTCAATCACCCGGAAAGGCGACATTGTGA
- the pxpB gene encoding 5-oxoprolinase subunit PxpB, with protein sequence MTKIHYTLQPDGDQAILVHFPSLPDGKRAFLLKKAQLLPSQHLGIVDIVAGYETIHIHYDALIFSYKDVCAIINLFLKTLSFPANTPYGKHWLIPVCYGGEVGPDLEAVASHAGMTTDEVIDLHSQQTYTIQFIGFLPGFPYLKGLPKPLSMARRSNPRPHVPVGSVGIGGQQTGIYPVASPGGWQLIGRTPLPLFLPDNDPPCYLKAGDTLAFQPIKRDVYEALHHSPHLWKNDHML encoded by the coding sequence TTGACAAAAATTCATTATACCTTGCAACCTGATGGTGACCAGGCCATTCTCGTTCATTTCCCTTCTCTTCCTGATGGCAAACGAGCTTTTTTGCTGAAAAAAGCACAGCTGCTTCCAAGCCAGCACCTCGGAATTGTTGATATTGTCGCCGGTTATGAAACCATCCATATCCATTATGACGCACTCATTTTTTCCTATAAAGACGTCTGTGCAATAATAAACCTATTTTTAAAAACGCTCTCTTTCCCTGCAAACACGCCATACGGAAAGCATTGGTTGATCCCTGTATGCTATGGAGGTGAAGTCGGGCCTGATTTAGAAGCGGTCGCTAGCCATGCCGGGATGACAACAGATGAAGTGATTGACCTCCACAGTCAACAAACGTATACGATACAGTTTATCGGCTTTTTGCCTGGCTTTCCCTATTTGAAAGGACTGCCAAAGCCATTGTCGATGGCGAGGCGCAGTAACCCGCGTCCGCACGTTCCAGTTGGAAGCGTAGGAATTGGAGGGCAGCAAACTGGCATATACCCCGTCGCTTCCCCTGGAGGCTGGCAGCTGATTGGCCGCACCCCACTACCTCTCTTTTTACCTGACAACGATCCGCCTTGCTACTTGAAAGCTGGAGATACGTTGGCTTTTCAACCGATTAAGCGTGATGTTTATGAGGCGTTACACCATTCTCCACACCTATGGAAAAATGATCATATGTTGTGA
- a CDS encoding DUF423 domain-containing protein, producing the protein MLKLFLVIGSISGFLAVAIGAFGAHGLEGKVSERMLANYQTGVLYQMFHTIGILGVAIVSSFFQTPLLLWSGWLMVAGIVFFSGSLYVMALTGKTILGAVTPIGGVLFLAGWILLAIAAFKYA; encoded by the coding sequence ATGTTAAAGCTATTTTTAGTCATTGGTAGTATTAGTGGATTTCTAGCAGTGGCCATCGGTGCATTTGGCGCACATGGTCTTGAAGGAAAAGTATCGGAGCGAATGCTAGCCAATTATCAGACCGGGGTGCTTTATCAAATGTTTCATACGATCGGTATCCTAGGCGTCGCAATCGTTTCCTCCTTCTTTCAAACCCCTCTTTTACTTTGGTCGGGATGGCTAATGGTCGCAGGAATCGTGTTTTTCTCTGGAAGCTTGTATGTCATGGCGTTGACCGGGAAAACCATTCTTGGCGCGGTGACTCCAATTGGTGGTGTTCTGTTTTTAGCTGGATGGATTTTATTAGCCATCGCCGCTTTCAAATATGCGTAA
- a CDS encoding putative bifunctional diguanylate cyclase/phosphodiesterase produces MPSSMDQWLFVLLSFIVAFVFSHAVLHISSHLSQSSLRRSWFWIARGALTLGFGHWAILIMVKISLGRLSILTEPSIHMTSMMLFTLASLLVFYLVSLKTVSTIYRVLGALGISISLGWIYAYEMNSLYGSLGLFFLTIGIFYVSAYSLILVLEDSAKASENNNQPTSLWLRTLMMSGGITGIHYVGASTTLISPLSPNQLQILVSLIGAIFFSVFIMVFSAMRYSTYRRTQSRLYEAALMSSHDAVIITDEQGTIISWNHAAKDIFGYESHEVSGKPIHLILPDHSVPAVSDSGGLKTHFNSSQPNLELEGKQKNGQLISVEMTVSSTVIGQRTIVTRIIRDISVRLRAQKKIQQLVYRDDLTNLPNRRLLHEQLDTHIRQATKNQTSLAVMFIDLDRFKNINDVFGHKVGDKLLIEVSHKIQSCLRPTDVLARLSGDEFVVVLIDSTEYSAGLTAKQIIHILNEPIKIDSNDLYISASAGLSMFPGDGINSDHLLKAADLAMYRAKKNGKDNYEFFTHEMNEEMSKKLIMENGLRRALATNEFELFYQPQVNSTMEFQGVEALLRWQHPEYGLMLPGSFISLAEETGLILPIGEWVLEEACRQAKAWQDEGHIIPRMCVNISSLQFQQRNFAEIVERTLQNTGLAPHYLELELTESIVQRPEHAVPLMQKLKALGVRLSLDDFGTGYSSLSYLKDFPLDTLKVDRSFIKAMNEGPKNQAIVNTIINMANSLNINVIAEGVETFDQLHALQLKACEEYQGYLFSTPLASDHFIEKLQKGDFLPAVQKP; encoded by the coding sequence ATGCCTTCTTCTATGGACCAATGGCTCTTCGTTCTACTTTCGTTTATTGTTGCTTTCGTATTTTCTCATGCCGTATTACATATCTCTAGCCACTTGTCTCAGTCTAGCTTACGGCGGTCATGGTTCTGGATTGCGAGAGGAGCTCTCACTCTAGGATTCGGTCACTGGGCGATCTTAATTATGGTAAAAATCTCTCTTGGTCGCTTATCAATATTGACTGAGCCCTCTATTCATATGACCTCCATGATGTTATTTACTCTTGCTTCGTTGCTTGTATTTTACCTCGTCAGTTTAAAGACTGTCAGTACTATTTATCGAGTCTTAGGTGCATTAGGCATTAGCATCAGTCTGGGATGGATTTATGCATATGAAATGAATTCACTTTATGGAAGCCTTGGGCTATTCTTTTTAACCATAGGTATTTTTTACGTAAGTGCTTATTCCTTGATTTTAGTACTCGAGGATTCCGCAAAGGCTTCAGAAAATAATAATCAACCGACATCTTTGTGGCTCCGTACGCTTATGATGAGTGGCGGCATCACAGGCATTCATTATGTAGGTGCTTCCACCACGCTCATTTCACCCTTATCACCTAATCAATTGCAAATACTCGTTTCCTTGATCGGGGCGATCTTTTTCTCTGTATTTATTATGGTATTCTCCGCCATGAGATATAGCACATATCGACGTACGCAATCACGCTTGTATGAAGCTGCTTTGATGAGTTCTCACGATGCAGTTATCATCACTGATGAACAAGGTACGATCATTTCTTGGAATCATGCTGCTAAAGACATATTTGGATATGAAAGTCACGAAGTCTCAGGAAAGCCTATACATCTCATCCTGCCGGATCATAGCGTTCCAGCAGTCAGTGACAGCGGAGGTTTAAAGACTCACTTCAACTCGTCTCAACCAAATCTTGAGCTTGAGGGGAAACAGAAAAACGGGCAATTGATTTCTGTAGAAATGACTGTCTCTTCAACTGTCATTGGTCAACGCACAATCGTGACAAGGATCATCCGTGATATATCCGTTCGCTTGCGTGCACAGAAAAAAATTCAGCAACTCGTATACCGAGACGACCTCACAAATTTGCCAAACAGGCGCCTATTACACGAGCAACTTGATACCCATATAAGGCAAGCAACAAAAAATCAAACGTCTTTAGCTGTTATGTTTATTGACCTTGATCGCTTTAAAAACATCAATGATGTGTTCGGACATAAAGTTGGCGACAAGCTGCTCATTGAAGTGTCGCATAAAATTCAAAGCTGCCTTCGACCAACAGACGTACTTGCACGCCTAAGTGGTGACGAATTTGTCGTCGTTCTCATTGATAGCACGGAATACTCGGCAGGCTTGACAGCGAAACAAATTATACACATTTTAAATGAACCGATTAAAATCGACAGCAACGACTTATACATCTCTGCGTCAGCAGGTCTAAGTATGTTCCCCGGCGATGGAATCAATTCAGATCACCTACTCAAAGCCGCAGACCTTGCAATGTATCGAGCAAAGAAAAACGGGAAAGACAACTATGAATTTTTTACCCATGAAATGAATGAGGAAATGTCTAAAAAACTGATCATGGAAAATGGCTTGAGACGAGCTTTAGCAACAAATGAATTTGAATTGTTTTATCAGCCTCAGGTTAATAGCACTATGGAATTCCAAGGCGTAGAGGCTCTTTTGCGTTGGCAACATCCGGAATACGGTTTAATGCTACCAGGCTCATTTATCTCATTGGCAGAAGAAACGGGGTTAATTCTGCCAATTGGAGAATGGGTACTAGAAGAGGCGTGCAGGCAAGCAAAAGCTTGGCAAGATGAAGGACATATCATACCGCGTATGTGTGTCAATATTTCTTCCCTTCAATTTCAGCAACGCAACTTTGCAGAAATCGTCGAGCGAACGCTACAAAATACAGGGTTAGCCCCTCACTATTTGGAGCTTGAGCTAACAGAGTCGATTGTCCAGCGTCCGGAGCATGCCGTGCCACTCATGCAGAAACTAAAAGCATTAGGGGTAAGGCTGTCCTTAGATGATTTTGGCACAGGATATTCGTCACTCAGCTATTTAAAAGATTTTCCTTTAGATACGCTAAAAGTCGATCGCTCATTCATTAAGGCGATGAATGAAGGCCCGAAGAATCAAGCGATTGTAAACACGATCATTAACATGGCCAACAGTCTTAATATTAACGTCATCGCCGAGGGGGTGGAAACGTTCGATCAGCTACATGCACTCCAACTCAAAGCTTGCGAAGAATATCAAGGCTATCTCTTTAGTACGCCTCTAGCGAGTGATCACTTTATTGAAAAGCTACAAAAAGGCGATTTTTTGCCTGCCGTCCAAAAGCCTTAA
- a CDS encoding FtsW/RodA/SpoVE family cell cycle protein, translated as MRDNSTKRISDRIDWTLFLLLLLLSIFSIASIYSAQMAMPDKQNFAFKQGIVLLGSTCIIFVMMLFEPEQYEKMTWYLYGFSLFVLLALLLAPDSVAPVIKGQQSWFVLPGLGTLQPSEFAKITYIMAMSLILKRHKDVHISRSHKTDLWLIGKLSLCTMAPLSLIMQQPDFGTSLVFIAMLCGYILVSSIPWHWIFLVFGSGGAIAGGAIYIALSKPEWLEAVGVERYALGRLYSWLSPQEYASGDGLQLIRSMMAIGSGQMDGKAYGERDVYIPESHTDFIFSVIAEQFGFIGASFLIGIFFLLLYHLTQIAITTRRAYDSYICIGMISMLSFHIFQNIGMTMQLLPITGIPLPFISYGGSSLLSNMILIGLVFSIRFYEKEFMFESDRTDVRLM; from the coding sequence ATGAGAGATAACTCGACCAAACGGATTTCGGATCGAATAGACTGGACATTGTTTTTGCTGCTTCTTTTACTGTCAATCTTTAGTATAGCTAGCATTTATAGTGCACAAATGGCAATGCCCGATAAGCAAAATTTTGCTTTTAAACAAGGGATCGTTTTATTAGGTAGCACATGTATCATTTTTGTCATGATGTTATTTGAACCAGAACAATACGAAAAAATGACCTGGTACTTGTACGGCTTCTCCTTATTTGTTCTTTTGGCACTTCTGCTCGCTCCTGACTCAGTCGCTCCAGTTATTAAAGGGCAGCAAAGCTGGTTTGTCCTCCCGGGGCTCGGCACACTTCAGCCTTCGGAGTTTGCCAAAATTACATACATCATGGCGATGAGCCTCATTTTAAAAAGGCACAAAGACGTTCACATATCAAGAAGTCACAAGACTGATCTGTGGTTAATCGGAAAGCTTTCGCTTTGTACGATGGCTCCGTTAAGCTTAATTATGCAACAGCCCGATTTCGGCACAAGTTTAGTGTTTATCGCGATGCTCTGCGGCTATATTTTAGTATCGAGCATTCCGTGGCATTGGATTTTCCTTGTTTTTGGAAGTGGTGGGGCGATTGCCGGAGGAGCGATTTACATCGCTCTTTCTAAGCCCGAATGGCTTGAGGCAGTCGGCGTGGAAAGGTATGCACTGGGACGCCTCTATTCATGGCTGTCTCCCCAAGAGTACGCAAGCGGGGACGGACTGCAGCTCATTCGGTCGATGATGGCCATCGGATCTGGACAAATGGACGGAAAAGCTTACGGTGAGCGTGACGTTTATATTCCCGAAAGCCACACAGACTTTATCTTTAGTGTCATTGCCGAACAATTCGGATTTATTGGAGCGAGTTTCTTAATCGGCATTTTCTTTTTACTCCTCTACCATTTAACCCAGATCGCTATCACGACGAGAAGGGCTTATGACTCGTATATTTGCATAGGCATGATTTCAATGCTTTCGTTTCACATCTTTCAAAATATCGGGATGACAATGCAGCTTCTTCCGATCACAGGCATTCCGCTTCCATTCATTTCATATGGCGGAAGCTCGCTCTTAAGTAATATGATTTTAATAGGACTCGTTTTTAGCATTCGATTCTACGAAAAAGAGTTTATGTTCGAGTCGGACCGCACAGATGTTCGTTTAATGTAG
- the gerQ gene encoding spore coat protein GerQ has product MSKHQYGMTGSYYGYPSQGQGQYGYYPSYGYSPQPQQMSPPQATQGVSDTPGMLPLQQSYIENILRLNRGKEATIYMTFGESEEWNSKIFKGIIEAAGRDHIIISDRNTGKRYLLLTIYLDYITFDEEIAYDYPFGQGGGQSTYPPR; this is encoded by the coding sequence ATGTCAAAACATCAATATGGCATGACTGGCTCTTATTACGGTTATCCATCTCAAGGTCAAGGTCAATACGGCTACTATCCTTCTTATGGTTACAGCCCACAGCCTCAGCAAATGAGCCCACCCCAAGCGACTCAAGGGGTTTCCGACACGCCAGGCATGCTTCCGCTGCAACAGTCGTATATTGAAAACATTCTGCGGCTAAACCGCGGAAAAGAAGCGACCATCTACATGACCTTTGGTGAAAGCGAAGAATGGAATTCAAAGATTTTTAAAGGGATCATCGAAGCCGCTGGGCGAGATCACATCATCATAAGCGACCGAAACACAGGAAAGCGCTACTTGTTACTCACCATTTACTTGGATTACATTACCTTTGATGAAGAAATTGCGTATGACTACCCATTTGGCCAAGGCGGTGGACAGTCAACATATCCGCCACGATAA
- a CDS encoding cell wall hydrolase, which yields MAVVPYNEKEVELLARLMRAEAEGDGDLGMLLVGNVGVNRVRARCLDFSDINSLERMIFQSPGGFEATQKGYFYQRARENEKRLARQVIKGIRYDPGSYALYFFRPPGGCPTQWFGQYNSGRYKSHCFFIPTQSECPAVYGG from the coding sequence ATGGCCGTCGTTCCTTATAACGAGAAGGAAGTGGAATTGCTCGCAAGACTGATGAGGGCCGAAGCGGAGGGCGATGGAGACTTAGGCATGTTGCTCGTCGGTAATGTTGGTGTCAATCGTGTCCGTGCCAGATGTCTGGATTTTTCTGACATCAATTCGTTGGAACGTATGATCTTTCAATCTCCGGGGGGCTTTGAGGCAACACAGAAAGGTTACTTCTATCAACGAGCTCGAGAGAATGAAAAGAGACTTGCCCGCCAAGTGATTAAAGGCATTCGGTATGATCCTGGTAGCTATGCGCTGTACTTTTTCCGTCCTCCTGGTGGCTGCCCGACCCAATGGTTTGGTCAGTATAACTCTGGCCGCTACAAGTCGCACTGCTTTTTTATCCCCACCCAATCTGAATGTCCAGCCGTATACGGCGGATAG